One Fusarium poae strain DAOMC 252244 chromosome 4, whole genome shotgun sequence DNA window includes the following coding sequences:
- a CDS encoding hypothetical protein (BUSCO:44852at5125) has product MATRQGLSSLLNTPRPFTFIQSNSIICRQCQRSFATTPTQWAGHNKWSKTKHIKAVTDKKKMSERAAFTKTIAMYSRMYGENVQFNPQLATAITAATKASIPKHLIEAAVARGQGRSATGAQLESMSLEALMPPDVAMVVDAETDNKSRTLHDLRHVVKKAGGVVGSTTFYFTRRGRAVFKAKENGPTLSEVLDEAIEHEGLEDVEELPEGDFLAWTQPNTLTAITEALSKKFELEILDSDIVWAPNEDTKVSVDTADQIESLDALFNGLKEYPEVKAIYANVRQGAVADEEWDKVERNLDV; this is encoded by the exons ATGGCTACACGACAGGGTCTGAGTTCGCTGTTGAATACACCCAGGCCGTTCACTTTCATCCAGTCAAACTCGATAATCTGCCGACAATGTCAAAGATCATTcgcaacaacaccaacccAGTGGGCTGGACACAACAAATGGTCCAAGACAAAGCATATCAAAGCTGTGacggacaagaagaagatgagcgAGAGAGCTGCCTTTACTAAGACAATCGCCATGTACTCTAGAA TGTATGGAGAAAATGTCCAATTTAACCCTCAACTTGCCACTGCAATTACTGCAGCGACAAAAG CGAGTATTCCAAAGCACTTGATTGAGGCTGCAGTTGCTCGAGGGCAGGGTCGTTCAGCCACGGGTGCCCAGCTTGAATCTATGTCTCTAGAAGCTCTCATGCCTCCTGATGTAGCAATGGTTGTCGATGCTGAAACAGACAACAAAAGCCGTACTCTTCATGATCTACGCCACGTCGTGAAGAAAGCAGGCGGCGTCGTCGGATCCACCACCTTTTATTTTACGAGACGTGGTCGAGCCGTCTTCAAGGCCAAAGAAAACGGACCTACTTTGTCCGAGGTCCTCGATGAAGCGATTGAGCACGAAGGACTTGAGGACGTCGAGGAGCTGCCAGAAGGCGATTTCTTGGCTTGGACGCAACCCAACACTCTTACAGCCATCACTGAAGCTCTGTCTAAGAAGTTCGAGCTTGAAATCTTGGACTCGGATATCGTCTGGGCACCCAATGAGGACACAAAGGTCAGCGTCGACACGGCCGATCAAATTGAATCTCTCGACGCTCTCTTCAACGGGCTCAAGGAATATCCCGAAGTCAAAGCCATATATGCCAATGTGCGACAGGGGGCGGTCGCAGACGAAGAGTGGGACAAGGTTGAAAGAAATTTGGATGTATAA